The following coding sequences lie in one Nitrospirota bacterium genomic window:
- a CDS encoding lysophospholipid acyltransferase family protein, protein MAQKKRKKNKFTKVLEYTAVYLIIQICRAVPLGIIRAFSGLLGGLLYHLSEKRRNIAIENLRHAFKGEKTEDEIKRIARQSCASFFLTFMEIVKLRYLFSSPDAMERLNDYAGNLDELFSKAKNIHDKSNGCIFVTPHMGNWEILPRVSAFVGIPLAIVARPLDNEYLEKLIFESRASKGQVIIPKKNALFVLQKTLQSGKSIGMLPDQSTMKGVLVDFFGRKATTTPVPAILAINFKRPVVVVAVCRRPENNRYEGFVSDPVYPGEYTSEKEEIIRITGEMTRRMESIIRKYPEQYLWIHNRWKTYKGKKELMS, encoded by the coding sequence TTGGCCCAAAAGAAACGCAAAAAAAATAAATTCACAAAGGTCCTCGAATACACTGCTGTATATTTAATTATTCAGATCTGCCGCGCGGTTCCTTTAGGGATAATAAGGGCGTTCAGCGGCCTTCTCGGCGGACTGCTTTACCACCTCAGCGAAAAGCGCCGGAACATAGCAATTGAGAATTTGCGCCACGCGTTCAAAGGTGAAAAAACAGAGGACGAGATCAAACGCATCGCGCGTCAGAGCTGCGCCTCATTTTTTCTGACCTTCATGGAAATTGTAAAGCTCCGCTATCTCTTTTCCTCTCCCGATGCAATGGAAAGGCTTAACGATTACGCTGGAAACCTTGACGAGCTCTTCAGCAAGGCAAAAAATATACACGACAAATCCAATGGCTGCATCTTCGTTACACCGCATATGGGTAATTGGGAGATCCTCCCGCGCGTCAGCGCTTTTGTAGGCATTCCCCTCGCCATTGTAGCGAGGCCACTGGACAACGAATATCTTGAAAAACTCATTTTTGAGAGCCGGGCTTCAAAAGGCCAGGTCATCATACCTAAAAAGAACGCGTTATTCGTCCTTCAGAAAACCCTGCAATCCGGCAAGTCCATAGGAATGCTGCCGGACCAAAGCACGATGAAAGGCGTCCTGGTTGATTTCTTCGGGCGCAAGGCTACCACCACGCCTGTCCCCGCGATACTTGCCATAAATTTTAAGAGGCCGGTTGTTGTTGTTGCGGTTTGCCGGAGGCCGGAAAACAACCGGTATGAAGGTTTTGTCAGCGACCCGGTTTATCCCGGAGAATATACAAGCGAGAAAGAGGAGATCATCCGGATAACCGGAGAGATGACGCGCAGGATGGAATCCATTATCAGAAAGTATCCTGAACAATACCTCTGGATCCATAACCGCTGGAAGACGTACAAGGGAAAAAAAGAGCTGATGTCTTGA
- a CDS encoding diguanylate cyclase: MKIISLRTKILTIMIGLVMLSSIAIMVFIKTTLYQKLFIKLQKRGITIARYISENSVNPILTEKFFQLEMMAKDVKSTEEDVEYIFILDEHSNVLAHTFDKGFPADLKMVNVIEAGKVFSVKSVRAGKEDVLDIAVPVLMGDIGTVHLGISHASIKKDTNEIIGFLILIITVIMFVGITAAIVLSRKITKPVSELTKAVKVVGGGDLNYTVNIGSNDEIGQLSESFNRMTKDLKERTYELERINSELSMLQSISMAAASTMQLQDLFTAVLYTFASFKLFKLDHKGVIFTIDGDRLKLAYQAGFPDAFIKAHKDIKIGECLCGLAAETGKIIVSPDCAADNRHTIKYSGETPHGHIVIPLEARNRMLGILCLYPPVGVELSERELALFYTIGSRIGATIDNILLYEETKELSLHDPLTKLANRRLMDYVLGTAFARARRGESQFSAIMIDIDYFKKYNDTYGHTFGDSLLVEVAKILSKEIRQIDLGVRYGGEEFLVLLPETGLPEACEVAERIRKEVETKTGVTVSLGVSCYNFKMQEKEEIIMRADEALLQAKRNGRNRTEVSA, from the coding sequence ATGAAGATTATAAGCCTGAGGACCAAGATCCTTACTATCATGATAGGTTTGGTAATGCTGTCGAGCATTGCGATAATGGTTTTCATAAAGACAACGCTCTATCAAAAACTTTTTATCAAACTCCAAAAAAGAGGAATAACCATAGCCAGATATATCTCTGAGAACAGCGTAAATCCCATATTGACGGAAAAATTCTTTCAACTTGAGATGATGGCAAAGGATGTTAAAAGCACTGAGGAAGACGTTGAATATATATTTATTCTTGATGAGCACAGTAATGTTCTGGCGCATACCTTTGACAAAGGCTTTCCTGCTGACCTGAAAATGGTCAATGTTATAGAAGCGGGAAAGGTATTCAGCGTTAAGTCAGTCAGGGCCGGCAAAGAAGATGTCCTTGACATCGCCGTCCCGGTCCTGATGGGCGACATAGGGACCGTTCATCTCGGTATTTCTCATGCCTCCATAAAAAAAGATACTAATGAGATCATCGGGTTCCTGATCTTGATAATAACCGTGATCATGTTTGTGGGGATCACGGCGGCAATTGTCCTTTCCAGGAAAATAACCAAGCCTGTCTCCGAGCTTACGAAGGCGGTCAAAGTAGTGGGCGGCGGCGATTTAAATTATACGGTCAATATAGGCTCAAATGATGAGATAGGGCAGCTCTCAGAATCATTTAATAGAATGACAAAGGACCTGAAAGAAAGGACATACGAGCTTGAGAGAATAAATTCGGAATTGTCAATGCTTCAGTCTATCTCAATGGCCGCAGCCAGCACCATGCAACTGCAGGACCTCTTTACCGCAGTGCTGTACACCTTCGCGAGTTTCAAGTTATTCAAGCTCGATCATAAGGGCGTGATATTCACTATTGACGGCGACAGGCTGAAGCTTGCTTACCAGGCGGGGTTTCCTGATGCATTTATAAAGGCCCACAAAGATATAAAGATCGGGGAATGCCTGTGCGGACTCGCAGCGGAGACCGGGAAGATCATTGTGTCCCCGGATTGCGCGGCAGACAACAGACACACAATTAAATATTCTGGAGAGACCCCTCACGGGCATATAGTTATACCCCTTGAGGCGAGAAACAGGATGTTAGGGATATTGTGCCTTTATCCGCCGGTCGGGGTTGAATTAAGCGAGCGCGAATTGGCGCTGTTCTACACCATAGGCAGCAGGATAGGGGCGACAATCGACAACATACTGCTCTATGAAGAGACAAAAGAGCTTTCGCTGCACGACCCTCTCACGAAACTTGCCAACAGGCGGTTGATGGACTATGTGCTCGGGACAGCGTTTGCCCGGGCACGGAGGGGCGAAAGCCAGTTTTCAGCGATCATGATCGACATTGATTATTTCAAGAAATACAATGACACCTACGGACATACCTTTGGAGATAGTTTGCTCGTGGAGGTCGCAAAGATACTTTCAAAGGAGATAAGGCAGATAGACCTCGGCGTCAGATACGGCGGTGAGGAATTCCTTGTCCTGCTTCCCGAAACAGGATTGCCGGAAGCCTGTGAGGTGGCTGAGAGGATAAGAAAGGAAGTGGAGACAAAAACAGGGGTTACCGTCAGCCTCGGGGTCTCCTGCTATAACTTCAAGATGCAGGAAAAGGAAGAGATAATCATGAGGGCCGATGAGGCCCTGCTGCAGGCAAAGCGGAACGGAAGAAACCGGACAGAGGTCAGCGCGTAG
- the phnD gene encoding phosphate/phosphite/phosphonate ABC transporter substrate-binding protein, giving the protein MVKKIFSLLLISLVLAVIANCKKAESQKVDIENKEITTPVEKPSNGKPVRIAVGGMITPREGFAYYRRLLDYIGEKLGRHVEFVDRDNYAEINELLKNGEIEAAFVCGGPYVDGHKEFGMELLAVPVAYGEPVYYSYIIVNKDSPIHMFQQLRGKKFAFTDPMSNSGKLVPTYMLARMNETPDTFFKSYIFTQSHDKAIKAVAQGIVDGAAVDSLIWEYASRTNPVFTSKTRIIKKSPPYGIPPVVVRPGMEQGMKEKLRQIFLDAHNDKKGKEILNHMMIDRFIPIDDRAYDSIREMKAWVDKQGAKKK; this is encoded by the coding sequence CAAAAAGTTGACATCGAGAATAAAGAAATCACAACACCAGTTGAAAAACCGTCAAACGGAAAACCTGTAAGGATCGCGGTCGGCGGGATGATCACGCCCAGGGAAGGTTTTGCTTATTACCGCAGGCTCCTCGATTACATCGGTGAGAAATTGGGCCGGCATGTGGAATTTGTGGACAGGGACAATTATGCAGAGATAAATGAGCTATTGAAGAATGGAGAAATAGAAGCTGCTTTTGTATGCGGCGGCCCTTACGTTGACGGGCATAAGGAATTCGGCATGGAACTTTTGGCTGTACCAGTAGCTTACGGCGAACCAGTGTATTATTCCTATATCATCGTAAATAAGGACAGTCCCATTCATATGTTTCAGCAGTTGCGCGGGAAAAAGTTTGCCTTTACCGACCCGATGTCCAACAGCGGGAAACTGGTCCCCACTTACATGCTTGCCAGGATGAATGAAACGCCTGACACATTTTTTAAATCATATATATTCACTCAGTCGCATGATAAGGCGATCAAGGCAGTCGCGCAGGGGATTGTTGACGGCGCGGCCGTGGACAGCCTTATCTGGGAATACGCCAGCCGCACAAATCCCGTATTTACCTCAAAAACAAGAATCATAAAAAAGTCGCCTCCTTATGGAATTCCGCCTGTGGTAGTCCGCCCGGGAATGGAACAGGGCATGAAGGAAAAACTGAGACAGATATTCCTGGATGCGCATAATGACAAAAAAGGCAAGGAGATCCTCAATCATATGATGATAGACAGGTTCATCCCCATAGACGACAGGGCGTATGATTCTATCAGGGAGATGAAGGCCTGGGTTGACAAACAGGGAGCTAAGAAGAAGTAA